In Populus alba chromosome 1, ASM523922v2, whole genome shotgun sequence, a single window of DNA contains:
- the LOC118035873 gene encoding LRR receptor-like serine/threonine-protein kinase GHR1: MKLLRLLLLSLFFLSAMGQLPSHDILALLEFKKGIKHDPTGYVLESWNEESVNFGGCPSSWNGIVCNGENVAGVVLDNLGLSADVDLSVFANLTLLAKLSMANNSITGKIPDNVGDFKSLLFMDVSNNLFSSSLPPGIGKLGRLRNLSLSGNNFSGSLPDSISGFASIQSLDLSRNSFSGSLPMSLTRLNNLVYLNLSSNGFTKRIPKGFELISSLQVLDLHENMFDGQLDGMFFLETNASHVDLSGNMLVSSSSQRLLPGMSESIKLLNLSHNQLSGSLLNGGDMQLFASVKVLDLSYNQLSGDLPGFDFAYELQVLRLSNNKFSGYIPNDLLKGDSLLLNELDLSANNLSGPISMIMSTTLSVLDLSSNVLVGELPLVTGSCAVLDLSNNRFEGNLTRMVKWGNIEYLDLSQNHLTGPIPEIAPQFLRLNYLNLSHNSLTSSLPKVITQYPKLRVLDLSSNQLDGSMLTDLLMSPTLQEIHLENNLLDGAIVFSPLSNSKSNLQVIDLSHNQLDGYFPDRFESLAGLQVLNLSGNNLSGSLPSSMADMSSLISLDLSQNHFTGPLPNNLSESIGSFNVSYNDLSGVVPENLRRFPSSSFYPGNNRLSLPNGPPGPNNLPGGNPGGKPINTIVKVVVIVACVTALIVLIMLAIFILYIRIRRRNPPGQVTNTGIRRHIQTNPSGTSGTGKAGALVVSAEDLVTSKKGSSSEIISPDEKMAAVTGFSPTKHSHLSWSPQSGDSFAAETLARLDVGSPDRLVGELYFLDDTITMTPEELSRAPAEVLGRSSHGTSYRATLDNGVFITVKWLREGVAKQRKEFAKEAKKFTNIRHPNVVGLRGYYWGPTQHEKLILSDYISPGSLASFLYDRPGRKGPPLTWVQRLKVAVDVARGLNYLHFDRAVPHGNLKATNILLDGPDLNARVADYCLHRLMTQAGTIEQILDAGVLGYRAPELAASKKPLPSFKSDVYAFGVIMLELLTGRCAGDVISGEGGSVDLTDWVRLRAMDCFDPALLPEMVNPAVDKGMKEVLGIALRCIRSVSDRPGIKTIYEDLSSI; this comes from the exons TTGGGTCTCTCGGCTGATGTAGATTTGAGTGTGTTTGCAAATCTTACATTGCTTGCCAAACTCTCCATGGCAAACAACTCTATAACTGGCAAGATTCCAGACAATGTAGGTGACTTTAAAAGCCTTCTGTTTATGGATGTGTCGAACAATCTGTTTTCGTCATCATTACCGCCAGGGATTGGTAAATTAGGGAGACTAAGGAACCTCTCGTTGTCTGGGAACAACTTCTCCGGCTCACTTCCAGATTCAATTTCAGGGTTTGCATCTATCCAGTCGTTGGACTTGAGCCGCAACTCGTTTTCTGGGTCATTGCCAATGTCATTGACAAGGCTGAATAACCTGGTATATCTGAATCTGTCTTCCAATGGGTTTACCAAGAGGATTCCAAAGGGATTTGAGCTGATTTCAAGTCTACAGGTGCTTGACTTGCATGAGAATATGTTTGATGGTCAACTAGATGGgatgttttttcttgaaacCAATGCTAGTCATGTTGATCTCAGTGGAAATATGCTAGTGAGCTCTAGTTCTCAGAGATTACTTCCGGGTATGTCTGAGAGTATTAAGCTTTTGAATCTTAGCCACAACCAGCTTAGTGGGTCACTGCTAAATGGAGGTGACATGCAATTGTTTGCAAGTGTAAAGGTGTTGGATTTAAGCTACAATCAGTTGTCAGGAGACTTGCCAGGATTTGATTTTGCTTATGAGCTTCAGGTCCTTAGGCTCAGCAACAACAAATTCTCCGGGTATATTCCTAATGACCTATTGAAAGGAGATTCTTTGCTCTTAAATGAACTGGATTTGAGTGCCAATAATCTCTCAG GGCCAATAAGCATGATTATGTCAACAACACTTAGTGTCCTTGATCTGTCATCAAATGTGCTTGTCGGGGAACTTCCTTTGGTGACGGGAAGCTGTGCTGTGCTTGATCTATCAAACAACAGATTTGAAGGAAATTTAACCCGAATGGTGAAGTGGGGGAACATTGAGTATCTTGATCTAAGCCAGAATCATTTGACAGGGCCAATCCCTGAAATAGCTCCACAATTTTTGCGTTTGAATTATCTCAACCTCTCTCATAATTCACTTACCAGCTCTCTCCCAAAAGTTATCACTCAGTATCCAAAGCTTAGAGTCCTAGATCTTAGTTCGAACCAGCTAGATGGATCTATGTTAACTGATTTACTAATGTCGCCTACTTTGCAAGAAATCCACcttgaaaataatttactcGACGGTGCTATTGTATTCTCTCCCCTTTCCAATAGTAAATCCAATCTTCAAGTTATTGATCTTTCTCATAATCAGCTTGATGGCTATTTTCCTGATCGTTTTGAATCACTTGCTGGTCTTCAAGTGCTCAATCTTTCAGGGAATAATTTATCCGGTTCCCTTCCAAGTTCCATGGCTGACATGAGCTCGCTTATTTCATTAGATTTATCTCAAAACCATTTCACAGGTCCTCTGCCAAACAACTTGTCAGAGAGCATAGGCAGCTTTAATGTTTCATATAATGATCTTTCTGGGGTTGTCCCAGAAAACCTGAGGAGGTttccatcttcttctttctatcCTGGAAATAACAGATTAAGCCTTCCAAATGGTCCTCCTGGACCAAACAATCTTCCTGGTGGAAATCCTGGGGGGAAACCAATCAACACCATTGTCAAGGTGGTAGTCATTGTTGCATGTGTGACTGCACTGATCGTTCTTATCATGCTTGCCATCTTCATACTTTACATTCGTATAAGAAGGAGAAATCCACCAGGTCAAGTTACAAATACAGGTATACGTAGGCACATTCAAACAAACCCCTCTGGCACTAGTGGAACAGGCAAAGCTGGTGCGTTGGTTGTTTCAGCTGAGGATCTTGTGACGTCGAAGAAAGGATCATCATCTGAGATTATCAGCCCTGATGAGAAAATGGCTGCAGTAACTGGCTTCTCACCAACAAAACACAGCCATTTATCCTGGTCACCACAGTCTGGGGATTCATTTGCTGCTGAAACCCTTGCACGACTGGATGTAGGGTCACCGGACCGGTTGGTTGGTGAGCTGTACTTTCTTGATGATACAATCACAATGACACCAGAGGAGCTGTCAAGGGCTCCAGCTGAAGTGTTGGGTAGGAGCAGTCATGGGACTTCTTACAGGGCAACACTGGATAATGGGGTCTTTATTACTGTGAAATGGTTGAGAGAAGGGGTggcaaaacaaagaaaggagTTTGCCAAGGAGGCCAAAAAATTTACAAACATTAGGCATCCAAATGTGGTAGGTTTGAGAGGATACTACTGGGGCCCCACACAGCATGAGAAACTCATTCTTTCGGATTACATCTCGCCTGGAAGCCTTGCAAGCTTTCTCTATG ATCGACCGGGAAGAAAAGGCCCCCCATTAACTTGGGTTCAGAGGCTCAAGGTAGCAGTTGATGTTGCACGTGGCCTGAACTATCTCCATTTTGACCGTGCTGTTCCACATGGGAACCTTAAAGCAACAAACATACTTCTGGATGGACCTGATCTCAATGCACGGGTTGCTGATTACTGCCTCCATCGACTCATGACTCAAGCCGGCACCATTGAACAAATACTTGATGCCGGGGTCCTGGGTTATCGCGCACCAGAGTTGGCTGCTTCCAAGAAGCCACTTCCCTCCTTCAAGTCAGATGTTTATGCCTTTGGAGTGATAATGTTGGAACTTTTAACTGGAAGGTGTGCAGGTGATGTGATATCTGGGGAAGGGGGGAGTGTTGACTTGACAGATTGGGTGCGGTTGAGAGCAATGGATTGCTTTGATCCCGCGCTGTTGCCGGAGATGGTGAATCCGGCAGTTGACAAGGGAATGAAGGAGGTCCTTGGAATAGCTTTAAGATGTATAAGGTCTGTCTCCGACAGGCCAGGCATCAAGACCATATATGAAGATCTTTCGTCGATATAG